CGGCACGCTTGAAGAGCTGGAATTCGATCGTCAGTTTATCCCTCGTTGGCGGCAATGACCCCACTTGTCCTGCACACTGACCGACCAAGGAATCCTCTTTCGTCATGCTCGGATCCAATTTCGTGCCAATACCGATAAGTCCGCCGGGCGTTACCTCCTTCACCTGCTCGCCACCGACCATGATCGACGTTATCTCCGTCTCGATCGGGATCCACTGCGCCTTGCCTCCTGCCGTTACCATCCGCCCGGGTCGTATCTCTAACGTATCGCCTTTTCGCAGCCTCCCTTTGAGCAATGTGCCGCCGATTACGCCGCCCTTCAAATCCCGTATCGGCGTCCCGGGCTTATTAACATCGAATGAGCGTGCGATATGCATCCGCGCGATTTCATCTGCGGAACGGTACGGTGTCGGTATTGTCTTCTCCAGACTCTGGATCAATAAATCGAGATTTGCAGACTGCTGCGCCGATGTAGGCACGATGGGCGAATCTTCCGCAATCGTCCCTTTAACAAACTCCTTTATCTGCTTGTAATGCTCGATCGCTTCCTCGCGCGAGACGAGGTCGATTTTGTTCTGCGCGATGACGATCTTATCGATGCCCACGATGCTCAGAGCCATCAAGTGCTCTTCCGTCTGCGGCTGTGG
This DNA window, taken from Methanomicrobia archaeon, encodes the following:
- a CDS encoding translation initiation factor IF-2 subunit gamma, whose protein sequence is MGVRKTKKPSVNIGMIGHVDHGKTTLVNALSGEWADRHSEEIKRGISIRLGYADATFRKCPVCAEPDCYTIEEVCTHCGAETEELRTVSFVDSPGHEALMATMLSGAAIMDGAVLLIAASEPCPQPQTEEHLMALSIVGIDKIVIAQNKIDLVSREEAIEHYKQIKEFVKGTIAEDSPIVPTSAQQSANLDLLIQSLEKTIPTPYRSADEIARMHIARSFDVNKPGTPIRDLKGGVIGGTLLKGRLRKGDTLEIRPGRMVTAGGKAQWIPIETEITSIMVGGEQVKEVTPGGLIGIGTKLDPSMTKEDSLVGQCAGQVGSLPPTRDKLTIEFQLFKRAVGVTKAGDIPPIKVGESILLSAGTTITIGEVKRVTKKTLEVNLSRSICAEEGSRVAIGRKIRQRWHLIGAGVIT